A window of Bradyrhizobium sp. AZCC 1610 contains these coding sequences:
- the rpsG gene encoding 30S ribosomal protein S7, producing MSRRHSAEKREVNPDPKFGNIIITKFMNSIMYDGKKSAAESIVYGALAMIETKTKQGPLPVFEQALENVMPTIEVRSRRVGGATYQVPVEVRSVRRQALGIRWIITAARDRNEKTMTERLSAELLDASNNRGNAVKKREDVHRMAEANRAFSHYRW from the coding sequence ATGTCTCGTCGCCATTCTGCTGAAAAGCGTGAAGTGAACCCGGATCCGAAGTTCGGGAACATCATCATCACGAAGTTCATGAACTCGATCATGTACGACGGCAAGAAGTCCGCCGCCGAGAGCATCGTCTACGGCGCGCTCGCCATGATCGAAACCAAGACCAAGCAGGGCCCGCTGCCGGTTTTCGAGCAGGCGCTGGAAAACGTCATGCCGACCATCGAAGTACGTTCGCGTCGCGTCGGCGGCGCCACCTACCAGGTGCCGGTCGAAGTGCGTTCGGTTCGCCGTCAGGCGCTGGGCATTCGCTGGATCATCACGGCGGCGCGCGATCGCAACGAAAAGACGATGACGGAGCGGCTCTCGGCCGAGCTGCTCGACGCGTCGAACAACCGGGGAAACGCCGTCAAGAAGCGTGAAGACGTGCATCGGATGGCGGAAGCCAACCGTGCCTTCTCGCATTATCGCTGGTAA
- a CDS encoding FAD-dependent oxidoreductase → MLDLAIVGGGPGGLMSAWYLKKKLGDLCRVTIYEASDRVGGKIVSRKFDSAPAMYEAGVAEIYDYSMTGPDPLRELIQHFGLQTIPMDAEQVHLDGELLDDVPGMRRKYGEKTAAVIEAFRKRCADLVSPIEYYEGVGAHDNEHPWAYMTCEEVLDKEVDDPIAKRFFKVMARSDIATEAHNTNGLNALKNFVMDVEGYIGLYSIQNGNEQLIECLRSEVDADIQLNHRVLKVGKNGSGRYQLNMMNGKGPETRDFDLVLMCLPHSWLATMRWDGEELRKSMVKHVAYFDKPAHYLRVSILFDEPFWGEKIQGAWFMSEAFGGCCVYNEGARHDVGRHGVLNWLIAGSDALAYANLSDQELIDAALKSLPASFGDARDHFLEGKIHRWLSSVNALPGGMPVRDVMTNHRPEPKQHPGIVVVGDYLFDSTLNGLLDSSDAATDIVLTEMMRLRRARAQQGEVSSDKIDRSYFENYRGVGPYSEVWSRFTDPAYLTDLIKIVWGRARGYKLLVAGSASGELVGALRERGIDAWGIENNKAIHAQTPKALKKYNKLGSIVDMPFKGDEFDFVFETSLCHVAEKQVPRAVRELNRVVKIGLVFGSVTSDMAPALIDRYDLLRGVKKLGTWWEWSELFFGNGFDLSMHRRDCTDAVWAATLAANKGPGQWYADADSLRYSFFDKVESDD, encoded by the coding sequence ATGTTGGATCTTGCAATCGTGGGCGGCGGCCCAGGCGGGCTGATGAGCGCCTGGTATTTGAAGAAAAAGCTCGGCGATCTCTGCCGCGTCACGATCTACGAGGCGTCCGACCGCGTCGGGGGCAAGATCGTCTCGCGCAAATTCGATTCCGCGCCGGCGATGTACGAGGCAGGCGTCGCCGAAATCTACGATTATTCGATGACCGGCCCGGATCCGCTGCGGGAACTGATCCAGCATTTCGGCCTGCAAACGATACCGATGGACGCCGAGCAGGTGCACCTCGACGGCGAACTGCTCGACGACGTGCCGGGCATGCGCCGCAAGTATGGTGAGAAGACCGCGGCTGTGATCGAAGCGTTCCGCAAGCGCTGCGCCGATTTGGTGTCGCCGATCGAGTATTACGAGGGCGTCGGGGCGCACGACAACGAGCATCCTTGGGCCTACATGACCTGCGAGGAAGTGCTCGACAAGGAAGTCGACGATCCCATCGCTAAGCGGTTCTTCAAGGTGATGGCGCGCTCGGATATCGCAACCGAGGCCCACAACACCAACGGGCTGAACGCGCTGAAGAACTTCGTGATGGATGTCGAGGGCTATATCGGTCTGTATTCGATCCAGAATGGCAACGAGCAACTGATCGAATGCCTTCGCTCGGAAGTCGATGCCGACATTCAGCTCAATCACCGGGTGCTCAAGGTCGGCAAGAACGGCAGCGGCCGCTATCAGCTCAACATGATGAACGGGAAGGGCCCGGAGACGCGCGATTTCGATCTCGTGCTGATGTGCCTGCCGCATTCCTGGCTCGCCACCATGCGCTGGGATGGCGAAGAGCTGCGCAAGTCGATGGTCAAGCACGTCGCCTACTTCGACAAACCGGCGCATTATCTGCGGGTTTCGATCCTGTTCGACGAACCGTTCTGGGGCGAGAAGATACAAGGCGCCTGGTTCATGTCGGAAGCGTTCGGCGGCTGCTGCGTCTACAACGAAGGCGCACGCCATGACGTTGGCCGGCACGGCGTGCTGAACTGGCTGATCGCCGGTTCTGATGCACTGGCGTATGCCAATCTGAGCGACCAGGAACTGATCGATGCCGCGTTGAAGTCGCTGCCGGCGTCCTTCGGCGACGCGCGCGACCATTTTCTGGAAGGCAAGATCCACCGCTGGCTGTCTTCGGTGAATGCGCTGCCGGGCGGCATGCCGGTGCGTGACGTCATGACCAACCACCGTCCGGAACCGAAGCAGCACCCGGGGATCGTGGTGGTCGGCGATTATCTGTTCGATTCGACGCTCAATGGCCTGCTCGATTCTTCCGACGCCGCCACCGATATCGTTCTGACCGAGATGATGCGGTTGCGCCGCGCCCGCGCGCAGCAGGGCGAGGTATCGTCCGACAAGATCGACCGCAGCTATTTCGAGAATTACCGTGGCGTCGGCCCCTACAGCGAAGTCTGGAGCCGGTTTACCGATCCGGCCTATCTGACGGACCTGATCAAGATCGTCTGGGGCAGGGCCAGGGGCTACAAGCTGCTCGTTGCCGGCTCCGCCAGCGGTGAGCTGGTCGGCGCGCTCCGCGAGCGCGGCATCGATGCCTGGGGTATCGAAAACAACAAGGCGATCCACGCCCAAACGCCGAAGGCGCTGAAAAAGTACAACAAGCTCGGCTCCATCGTCGACATGCCGTTCAAGGGCGACGAATTCGATTTCGTGTTCGAGACCAGCCTGTGTCACGTCGCCGAAAAGCAGGTCCCGCGGGCGGTGCGCGAGCTCAACCGCGTCGTGAAGATCGGACTGGTGTTCGGATCGGTGACGTCGGACATGGCCCCCGCACTGATCGACCGCTACGACCTGTTGCGCGGCGTGAAGAAGCTCGGCACCTGGTGGGAATGGTCTGAGTTGTTCTTCGGCAACGGATTCGACCTCTCGATGCACCGCCGCGACTGCACCGATGCGGTGTGGGCGGCGACGCTGGCTGCCAACAAGGGGCCGGGGCAGTGGTACGCCGACGCCGACAGCCTGCGCTATTCGTTTTTTGACAAGGTCGAATCGGACGATTGA
- a CDS encoding helix-turn-helix transcriptional regulator, with protein MPAITQEMVSYPHGNIGDSPMSELAHLEPLIDRIYEAGLVPSLWPAVLGELGAAVGGNGGFLFGVRDGYTSAVNSVEYDQLIPVFLRDGWSERDPTLPRAMAVNHAGFVTDYDLLSEEEIATNDVYCNFYRKHGIGYRAGTLIPMPSGDSIAIVVPRHQDRGPVPREVVNLLDGLRPHLARASLAANRLGFERALAQVDALQALGLPGAVLRGRGRVFAANGLFEALMPSLFQDRAQRVTITDVAADALLADALGTLALAGGRTVKSIPTAATAGHVPMVLHVIPVRGSARDIFTHATALLVVTPVDRAAVPTAEVLQGLFDLTPAEARVARGIGQAETIDTLADATGVNRETVRSQLKAVLSKTGLSRQQELVSLLAGKAFRSG; from the coding sequence ATGCCTGCTATCACTCAGGAAATGGTGTCCTATCCTCACGGCAATATCGGCGATTCCCCCATGAGCGAATTGGCTCATCTCGAACCCTTGATCGATCGCATCTACGAGGCGGGGCTCGTTCCTTCCCTTTGGCCGGCTGTACTCGGTGAACTCGGTGCGGCCGTCGGCGGCAACGGCGGCTTTCTGTTCGGCGTGCGGGACGGATACACAAGCGCGGTCAATTCTGTCGAATATGACCAGCTCATACCTGTTTTCTTGAGAGACGGATGGAGCGAACGCGATCCTACTCTGCCGCGCGCCATGGCCGTGAATCATGCGGGCTTCGTTACCGACTATGACCTCCTCTCGGAGGAGGAGATCGCGACCAACGACGTCTATTGCAACTTTTACCGCAAACACGGCATCGGCTACCGGGCCGGGACGCTCATCCCGATGCCGAGCGGCGATTCAATCGCAATTGTGGTGCCGCGGCATCAGGATCGCGGTCCGGTGCCGCGAGAGGTCGTCAATCTGCTGGATGGATTGCGGCCGCATCTGGCCCGGGCGTCTCTTGCAGCAAACCGCCTTGGCTTTGAGCGCGCACTTGCCCAGGTTGACGCATTGCAGGCGCTCGGCCTGCCGGGCGCGGTGTTGCGCGGGCGCGGCCGGGTGTTCGCGGCAAACGGCCTGTTCGAAGCGCTGATGCCTTCGCTGTTTCAGGATCGCGCCCAGCGTGTCACGATAACGGACGTTGCGGCGGACGCGCTGCTCGCCGACGCGCTCGGCACGCTGGCCCTTGCCGGTGGCCGGACCGTGAAGTCCATACCGACCGCCGCGACGGCAGGTCACGTGCCGATGGTGCTGCATGTGATCCCCGTACGCGGTTCCGCACGCGATATCTTCACGCACGCTACCGCGCTGCTGGTGGTGACGCCCGTCGATCGCGCCGCGGTGCCGACCGCGGAAGTCCTGCAAGGCCTGTTCGACCTGACGCCGGCGGAAGCGCGCGTGGCGCGGGGCATCGGCCAGGCCGAAACCATTGATACGCTTGCCGATGCGACGGGCGTCAATCGGGAAACGGTGCGCAGTCAGCTCAAGGCCGTGCTGTCGAAAACCGGCCTCTCGCGCCAGCAGGAGCTGGTCAGCCTGCTTGCCGGCAAGGCGTTCCGTAGCGGTTAG
- a CDS encoding ABC transporter ATP-binding protein produces the protein MAPKPPSSDDRNPAPADDPELAKKLAAGASAAPPAGGKATVIPSDDDKDDKEDELELDDDDDDEDLVVFTAKEAAGAMATIYGFVRPYLGNYRKLLIFVGFGVLVETLFNVIMPLSLKFLIDDALGEEDFQALYKILGVLAAAGIITSIIAVWYERWDARLAACIIADVRSRLFEHVQNLPASYFARTKRGEILSRFSIDLAAFESSVKTFANSAALPFLELIAGIILMLFLNWQLAAVALLVFPITLIGPRILTPKAVQANYEQKLNESALLGTVQENVAAQAVIKAFSLQRRTLGWFTMRNQEVRIKTASAVFLSTMVERTVTISVLLLHLVVLAIGAYLATKGQITIGTFVTFESAFWEVSYNIAHLMHFIPVSIQSAAAVRHMQELLDEPTRGADRPGAPDLPRITNDITFDRVTFAYEGSETPVLDNFSLKLGVGKRIAIVGPSGSGKSTLLNLILRLYTPDEGRVAIDGVDIRRVTRESLRASMAIVFQENMLFNMSIRENIRLGKEGASDEEVVQAARKAEIHSYIMSLPQKYDTPVGERGDTLSGGQRQRIAIARAIIRNPSLLLLDEATSALDQTTEAAINRTLLNVAEGRTMIWSTHRLTSVVEMDEIIVISGGKAIERGSHTQLLAANGVYRKLWDDQGHTPHNSAGQADDDNEDDDDEDDD, from the coding sequence ATGGCGCCCAAGCCTCCTTCCTCGGATGATCGGAATCCCGCGCCGGCGGACGATCCTGAGCTCGCGAAGAAGCTCGCGGCAGGGGCTTCCGCCGCACCCCCGGCAGGTGGCAAGGCAACCGTCATCCCCTCCGACGATGACAAGGATGACAAAGAGGACGAGCTGGAGCTCGACGACGATGATGATGACGAGGACCTCGTCGTCTTCACCGCCAAGGAAGCCGCCGGCGCGATGGCGACCATCTACGGTTTCGTCAGGCCGTATCTGGGCAACTACAGGAAGCTTCTGATTTTCGTCGGCTTCGGCGTGCTGGTGGAGACGCTGTTCAACGTCATCATGCCGCTCAGCCTGAAATTCCTGATCGACGACGCGCTCGGCGAAGAGGACTTTCAGGCGCTCTACAAGATCCTCGGCGTGCTCGCGGCCGCCGGCATCATCACCTCGATCATTGCGGTCTGGTATGAGCGATGGGATGCGCGGCTGGCGGCTTGCATCATTGCCGACGTGCGGAGCCGGCTGTTCGAGCACGTCCAGAACCTGCCGGCGTCGTATTTCGCCCGCACCAAGCGGGGCGAAATTCTCTCGCGCTTCTCGATCGACCTTGCGGCCTTCGAAAGCTCGGTCAAGACCTTCGCCAACAGCGCGGCGCTGCCGTTCCTGGAACTGATCGCCGGCATCATCCTGATGCTGTTTTTGAACTGGCAGCTTGCGGCGGTGGCGCTCCTGGTGTTTCCGATCACGCTGATCGGGCCGCGGATTCTGACGCCGAAGGCGGTGCAGGCGAATTACGAGCAGAAGCTCAATGAATCGGCGCTGCTCGGCACGGTGCAGGAAAACGTCGCCGCGCAGGCGGTGATCAAGGCGTTCAGCCTGCAGCGCCGCACGCTCGGCTGGTTCACCATGCGTAACCAGGAAGTGCGCATCAAGACCGCGTCCGCCGTCTTCCTCTCCACGATGGTGGAGCGCACCGTCACCATTTCAGTCTTGCTGCTGCACCTCGTGGTGCTGGCGATCGGCGCCTATCTCGCCACCAAGGGGCAAATCACCATCGGCACTTTCGTCACCTTCGAGAGCGCGTTCTGGGAGGTGTCCTACAACATCGCCCATCTGATGCATTTCATTCCGGTGTCGATCCAGTCGGCGGCGGCGGTGCGGCATATGCAGGAGCTGCTGGATGAGCCGACGCGCGGCGCCGATCGCCCGGGCGCGCCCGATTTGCCGCGCATCACCAACGACATCACGTTCGATCGCGTCACCTTCGCCTACGAGGGCAGCGAGACGCCGGTGCTCGACAATTTCAGCCTCAAGCTTGGCGTCGGCAAGCGTATCGCGATCGTCGGCCCCAGCGGCTCGGGCAAGAGCACGCTGCTCAATCTGATCCTGCGTCTTTACACGCCGGACGAGGGGCGGGTGGCCATCGACGGCGTCGATATCCGCCGCGTGACCCGCGAATCCCTGCGAGCGAGCATGGCGATCGTGTTCCAGGAGAACATGCTGTTCAACATGTCGATCCGGGAGAACATCCGGCTCGGCAAGGAAGGCGCCAGCGACGAGGAGGTCGTGCAGGCCGCGCGCAAGGCCGAGATTCACAGCTACATCATGAGCCTGCCGCAGAAATACGACACGCCGGTCGGCGAGCGCGGCGATACGCTGTCGGGCGGCCAGCGCCAACGCATCGCGATCGCGCGTGCGATCATCCGCAATCCCTCGCTGCTGCTGCTCGATGAGGCGACGTCGGCGCTCGACCAGACCACGGAAGCCGCGATCAACCGCACGCTTCTGAATGTGGCGGAGGGACGCACCATGATCTGGTCGACCCACCGCCTGACGTCGGTGGTCGAGATGGACGAGATCATCGTGATTTCAGGCGGCAAGGCGATCGAGCGCGGCTCGCATACGCAGTTGCTCGCGGCCAACGGCGTCTACCGCAAGCTCTGGGACGACCAGGGCCATACGCCGCACAACTCCGCCGGTCAGGCCGACGACGACAATGAAGACGATGACGATGAGGATGATGACTAG
- the fusA gene encoding elongation factor G yields the protein MPRVHAIENYRNFGIMAHIDAGKTTTTERILYYTGKSHKIGEVHEGAATMDWMEQEQERGITITSAATTAFWNGKRLNIIDTPGHVDFTIEVERSLRVLDGAVCVLDSNQGVEPQTETVWRQGDKYKVPRIVFANKMDKTGADFYKCMQDIVDRLGAKPIAIQLPIGSENNFKGLVDLVRMKGVIWEEEKLDAKFVDIDIPEDMREKAREYREKLLEAAVELDDEVLAAYLDGKEPDEATLKRMIRKAVLTGAFFPVLCGSAFKNKGVQPLLDAVVDYLPSPVDVPAIKGLDEDGNEVVRLPNDKEPLALLAFKIMDDPFVGTITFCRIYSGTLMSGTGVINSTRDRKERIGRMLLMHANNREDIKEAYAGDIVALAGLKEARTGDTLCDPDKAVILEKMEFPEPVIEIAIEPKSKADQEKLGVALAKLAAEDPSFRVSTDQESGQTILKGMGELHLDIKVDILRRTYKVDANIGAPQVAFRERVTKRAEVKYTHKKQTGGTGQFAEVSIIVEPNEPGKGYEFESKIVGGAVPKEYIPGVEKGLNSVMGSGVVAGFPVVDVKVQLVDGKYHDVDSSALAFEIASRAAFREALQKGKSVLLEPIMKVEVVTPEDYTGSVIGDLNSRRGQIQGQDMRGNANVINAMVPLMNMFGYVNNLRSMSQGRATFTMQFDHYAEAPANVSAEVQKKFA from the coding sequence ATGCCCCGCGTTCATGCCATAGAGAACTACCGAAACTTCGGTATCATGGCGCATATCGATGCCGGCAAGACCACGACCACCGAGCGCATCCTCTATTACACCGGCAAGAGCCACAAGATCGGCGAAGTGCACGAAGGTGCCGCGACGATGGACTGGATGGAGCAGGAGCAGGAGCGCGGCATCACGATCACCTCGGCTGCGACCACCGCGTTCTGGAACGGCAAGCGCCTCAACATCATCGACACCCCCGGCCACGTCGACTTCACCATCGAAGTCGAGCGTTCGCTGCGCGTGCTCGACGGCGCCGTGTGCGTGCTCGATTCGAACCAGGGCGTTGAGCCGCAGACCGAAACCGTCTGGCGTCAGGGCGACAAGTACAAGGTTCCGCGCATCGTCTTCGCCAACAAGATGGATAAGACCGGCGCCGATTTCTATAAATGCATGCAGGATATTGTCGATCGCCTCGGCGCCAAGCCGATTGCGATCCAGCTTCCGATCGGCTCCGAGAATAATTTCAAGGGCCTGGTCGATCTCGTCCGCATGAAGGGCGTGATCTGGGAAGAAGAGAAGCTCGACGCCAAGTTCGTAGACATCGATATTCCCGAGGACATGCGCGAGAAGGCCAGGGAATATCGCGAGAAGCTGCTGGAAGCCGCCGTCGAACTCGACGACGAGGTTCTCGCCGCTTACCTCGACGGCAAGGAGCCCGATGAGGCGACCTTGAAGCGCATGATCCGCAAGGCCGTGCTGACAGGTGCGTTCTTCCCGGTGCTGTGCGGTTCGGCGTTCAAAAACAAGGGCGTGCAGCCTTTGCTCGACGCGGTCGTGGATTATCTGCCGTCGCCGGTCGACGTGCCCGCCATCAAGGGCCTCGATGAAGACGGCAACGAAGTCGTTCGCCTGCCGAACGACAAGGAGCCGCTGGCTCTGCTCGCATTCAAGATCATGGACGACCCGTTCGTCGGCACCATCACCTTCTGCCGTATCTATTCCGGCACGCTGATGTCGGGCACCGGCGTCATCAATTCGACGCGCGACCGCAAGGAGCGTATCGGCCGCATGCTGTTGATGCATGCCAACAATCGCGAAGACATCAAGGAAGCCTATGCCGGCGACATCGTAGCACTTGCCGGCCTGAAGGAAGCGCGCACCGGTGACACGCTGTGCGATCCCGACAAGGCGGTGATCCTGGAAAAGATGGAATTCCCGGAGCCGGTGATCGAAATCGCGATCGAGCCGAAGTCGAAGGCCGACCAGGAAAAGCTCGGCGTCGCGCTGGCGAAGCTTGCGGCGGAAGATCCGTCGTTCCGCGTGTCGACCGACCAGGAGTCCGGCCAGACCATTCTCAAGGGCATGGGCGAACTCCATCTCGACATCAAGGTCGACATCCTCCGGCGTACCTACAAGGTCGACGCCAACATCGGCGCGCCGCAGGTGGCGTTCCGCGAGCGGGTCACCAAGCGCGCTGAAGTCAAGTACACCCACAAGAAGCAGACCGGCGGTACCGGTCAGTTCGCCGAAGTGTCGATCATCGTCGAGCCGAACGAGCCCGGCAAGGGCTACGAGTTCGAGTCGAAGATCGTCGGCGGCGCGGTGCCGAAGGAATACATCCCCGGCGTCGAAAAGGGCCTCAACAGCGTGATGGGCTCGGGCGTCGTCGCCGGCTTCCCGGTGGTGGACGTCAAGGTCCAGCTGGTCGACGGCAAGTATCACGACGTCGATTCCTCGGCGCTGGCCTTCGAAATCGCATCGCGCGCGGCATTCCGCGAAGCGCTGCAGAAGGGCAAGTCCGTCCTGCTCGAGCCGATCATGAAGGTCGAGGTGGTGACCCCGGAAGACTATACCGGCTCCGTCATCGGCGACCTGAATTCGCGGCGCGGCCAGATCCAGGGCCAGGACATGCGCGGCAACGCCAACGTCATCAACGCGATGGTGCCGCTCATGAACATGTTCGGGTATGTGAATAATCTGCGCTCGATGAGCCAGGGACGCGCGACCTTTACGATGCAATTCGATCACTACGCTGAAGCGCCGGCGAACGTGTCGGCAGAAGTCCAGAAGAAGTTTGCCTGA
- the rpsL gene encoding 30S ribosomal protein S12, with product MPTINQLIAKPRAVQKSRKKVPALQQSPQKRGVCTRVYTTTPKKPNSALRKVAKVRLTNGFEVIGYIPGEGHNLQEHSVVMIRGGRVKDLPGVRYHILRGVLDTQGVKNRKQRRSKYGAKRPK from the coding sequence ATGCCGACGATCAACCAGCTGATCGCAAAACCGCGTGCGGTGCAGAAGTCACGCAAGAAGGTGCCGGCGCTGCAGCAGTCGCCGCAGAAGCGCGGCGTTTGCACGCGCGTCTACACCACGACCCCGAAGAAGCCGAACTCGGCGCTTCGCAAGGTCGCCAAGGTGCGCCTGACCAACGGCTTCGAAGTGATCGGCTACATCCCGGGTGAAGGCCATAACCTTCAGGAGCACTCGGTGGTCATGATCCGCGGCGGCCGCGTCAAGGACTTGCCCGGCGTGCGCTACCACATCCTCCGCGGCGTCCTCGATACTCAGGGCGTCAAGAACCGTAAGCAGCGTCGTTCGAAGTACGGCGCGAAGCGTCCGAAGTAA
- a CDS encoding MOSC domain-containing protein, producing MKVVGRLESVWRYPVKSMPGESLPEAYVSFAGVLGDRLYAVHHAGAPKAFPFLTARSRKEMLRFRPRFRRPELTLVPGNLTDAETRGPGLTPLFPSSEDLALEIEAPNGKTLSASDPALLGLIGGDQLNASDLTIIRSDRAVTDCRPLSLLATQTIDGIGRAVGLTLDKRRFRENLYVDLNSGESFAEDAFVGRRLRIGPKLTVHILERDIRCRMISIDPESLDENPEILQYVAKNHDGRAGVYAAVLVAGLVRPGDDIVLQD from the coding sequence GTGAAGGTTGTTGGACGACTTGAAAGCGTTTGGCGTTACCCGGTAAAGAGCATGCCGGGAGAATCCCTGCCCGAGGCCTATGTCAGCTTTGCCGGCGTGCTCGGCGATCGACTCTACGCTGTCCATCATGCGGGCGCGCCCAAGGCCTTTCCATTCCTCACCGCACGAAGCAGAAAGGAAATGCTGCGATTTCGCCCGAGGTTTCGCCGTCCTGAACTGACGCTTGTACCGGGCAACCTGACCGATGCAGAAACCCGCGGTCCTGGCCTGACACCGCTGTTTCCCTCTAGCGAAGATCTGGCGCTTGAGATCGAAGCGCCGAACGGAAAAACTCTGTCGGCGTCCGATCCGGCGCTGCTGGGTCTGATCGGAGGTGATCAGCTCAACGCTTCCGACCTGACCATCATACGCTCGGACCGCGCCGTAACGGACTGTCGCCCGCTTTCGTTGCTTGCAACCCAGACGATTGACGGAATTGGCCGCGCGGTGGGCTTGACGCTCGACAAGCGTCGCTTTCGCGAAAACCTCTATGTCGATCTCAATTCCGGTGAAAGCTTTGCCGAAGACGCATTCGTCGGCCGGCGACTGCGGATCGGTCCGAAACTGACGGTCCACATTCTGGAACGCGATATCCGTTGTCGCATGATCAGCATTGATCCGGAGTCGCTCGACGAGAATCCCGAGATTTTGCAGTATGTAGCAAAGAATCATGACGGGAGAGCCGGCGTCTACGCCGCTGTGCTGGTGGCGGGTCTGGTTCGCCCGGGTGACGATATCGTTCTTCAGGATTAG